Sequence from the Candidatus Accumulibacter similis genome:
TCAGCCGGCGGCCGGCGTTTGTCGTTGGGCATCGGAGAGGTCCAGAGTGGGGTTGATCTGTTCGAGCGCCGGCAGCTCGGCGAGGCTGCGCAGACCGAGGTCGTCGAGGAACTTCTTCGTCGTCGCCAGCAGCGCCGGCCTCCCGGGGGTATCGCGGTGGCCGACGACATCGACCCAGCCGCGTTCCTCGAGCACCCGGATGACCTGCGTCGCGACCGTGACGCCACGGATGTCCTCGATATCGCCCCGGGTCACCGGCTGCCGGTAGGCGATGATCGCCAGCGTCTCGAGGACCGCGCGCGAG
This genomic interval carries:
- the scpB gene encoding SMC-Scp complex subunit ScpB; the protein is MVPDRAAGAGLPGTAEELKRVLEAVLLSAREPLSLPELRKVFNDEITAEMLRSLLDELRREWQGRPLELLSVASGWRFRTRAEFMPYLERLHPEKPPRYSRAVLETLAIIAYRQPVTRGDIEDIRGVTVATQVIRVLEERGWVDVVGHRDTPGRPALLATTKKFLDDLGLRSLAELPALEQINPTLDLSDAQRQTPAAG